The following DNA comes from Caulobacter mirabilis.
CGAGCTGGCCCCAGGCAGCTTCCACTTCCTCACCGGCCCCTCGGGCGCTGGCAAGAGCAGCCTGTTGAAGCTGATCTACCTGGCCGAACGCCAGTCCCGCGGGACCATCGAGCTGTTCGGCCGCGACGTGGAGGCCGTGCATCCCAACGACCGGCCGTTCCTGCGGCGCCGCATCGGCGTGGTGTTCCAGGAGTTTCGCCTGCTCGACCATCTGTCGGCTTTCGACAACGTCGCCCTGCCCCTGCGCATCGGCGGCGAGAAGCCCGACGAGTACCGGCACGACGTCGCCGAACTGCTGGGCTGGGTCGGCCTGAAGGAGCGGATGCACGCCCTGCCCCCCACCCTGTCCGGCGGCGAGAAGCAGCGGCTGGCCATCGCCCGCGCCGTGGTCGGTCGGCCCGACATCCTGCTCGCCGACGAGCCGACCGGTAACGTCGACGACGCCCACGCCCTGCGCATCCTGAAGCTGTTCGTCGAGCTCAACCGGCTGGGCACCACGGTGCTGATCGCCAGCCATGACGAGGACCTGGTCGCCCGCTCCGGTCAACCGGTGCTGCACCTCGACAAGGGACGCCTGCAGGCCTACGGCCGCGGCGCCAGAGGGCGGGCGGACGGGGAGCCGGCGGAATGAGCGTGCTGTTCGACGTCGGCCGCTGGAAGCCCGCGCCGCTGCTACCGCGCCGCGATCCGCGCGACGGGTCGCTGATCTTCGTGGTGGCGGTGCTCTGCTTCCTCGCCTGCGTCACCGCCATCGGCGCCCTGGCCGCCAACCGCGCCGCGCATGGCTGGACCAGCCAGCTGACCGGCTCGGCCACGGTCGTCGTCCGCGCCAGCGGCGCCGAGACGCCGGAGGCCGCCGCGGCCCGCGCCGCCGAGACCCTGGCCGGCGTGCCCGGCGTGGTCGAGGCCCGCGCGCTGGAGAAGGCCAAGGCCGAGGCTCTGCTCGAGCCCTGGCTGGGCCGTGAGGCCCTGATCGACGACCTGCCCATCCCGCGGCTGGTCACGCTGGAGCTGCGCGAAGAGAACCCGGCCAGCGCCGCGGCCCTGGACAAGGCGCTGAAGGCCGCCGGCCTCGACGCCACGGTCGACGACCACAGCCTGTGGATCGCCGATATCGAGCGCTCGGCGGGGATCGCCCGCTGGTCGGCGCTCGGCGTCTTCCTGCTCATCGCCTCGGCCGCGGGAGCGGTGATCGCCTTCGCCACCCGCGCGGCCATGGCCGCGCATCGCGAAACGGTCGAGGTCCTGCATCTGTCCGGCGCCCAGGCGAAGTTCGTCGTCCGGCTGTTCCAGACCCGTTTCGCCAAAGTCGCCGCCCTGGCGGGCTTGTTCGGCGCCGCAGGGGCCGCCATCATCGGCGCCTTGGCCAGACTGGTCGGCGGCGGGCATGGCCTGACGCCCGTCCTGCCGGTCGCCTGGACGGACCTGCTCGCGGTCTCCCCCGCCCCTATCCTGGCGGCGCTGATCGCGGCGGTGGCCGCCCGTCTGGCCGCACGGGGGCTGATCGGAGAGCTGGCGTGAGGAGTCTCGCCGCTGTTTTCGTCGTTGTGCTGATCTGGGCGGCGGGCCTGCTGGCCTTCGCCCAACGCGTGGAGCGTTCGACCCCACCGCCGGAGCCGGCCGCCGCCGAGGCGATCGTGGCGCTGACCGGCGCCTCGGACCTACGCCTGGAAGCGGCGGTCCGCCTCCTCGAGCGCGAGAAGGCCGAGCGCCTGCTGATCTCCGGCGTCAACCGCGAGGCCAGCCGAGCCGACATCCGGGCCATCACCGGCGCGGTGAAGGACGTCTACGACTGCTGCGTGGACCTGGGCTATACGGCCGCCAACACCATCGGCAACGCCGATGAGATCGCGAAGTGGGCGCGCGGCAAGGGCTACAAGCGCCTGATCGTGGTGACCTCCGACTACCACATGCCGCGGTCGATCCTGGAGATCCGCGCCGCCATGCCCGAGGCGACCCTCGTCGAGTATCCGGTCGTCACCGGCCCCGTCGACGTCCGTCACTGGTGGCGCAAGGCGGGCGATGCGCGTCGCCTCACGGTGGAGTACTGCAAGTACCTGGCGATTCTGACGCGGGAAGGCTTCTTGTCGTTGGGACCGAAAGACGAGCCGGCCGCTTCGCCGGCGACGAAGGACGCTACATCTTGATCTGGATCCGGTCGCTGGCCTTCATGGTCGTCTTCTAT
Coding sequences within:
- the ftsE gene encoding cell division ATP-binding protein FtsE; protein product: MSRNPDAALAGEPIAGPILRLDGVGMRYGRAAEVLKDVSFELAPGSFHFLTGPSGAGKSSLLKLIYLAERQSRGTIELFGRDVEAVHPNDRPFLRRRIGVVFQEFRLLDHLSAFDNVALPLRIGGEKPDEYRHDVAELLGWVGLKERMHALPPTLSGGEKQRLAIARAVVGRPDILLADEPTGNVDDAHALRILKLFVELNRLGTTVLIASHDEDLVARSGQPVLHLDKGRLQAYGRGARGRADGEPAE
- a CDS encoding cell division protein FtsX, with translation MSVLFDVGRWKPAPLLPRRDPRDGSLIFVVAVLCFLACVTAIGALAANRAAHGWTSQLTGSATVVVRASGAETPEAAAARAAETLAGVPGVVEARALEKAKAEALLEPWLGREALIDDLPIPRLVTLELREENPASAAALDKALKAAGLDATVDDHSLWIADIERSAGIARWSALGVFLLIASAAGAVIAFATRAAMAAHRETVEVLHLSGAQAKFVVRLFQTRFAKVAALAGLFGAAGAAIIGALARLVGGGHGLTPVLPVAWTDLLAVSPAPILAALIAAVAARLAARGLIGELA
- a CDS encoding YdcF family protein — translated: MRSLAAVFVVVLIWAAGLLAFAQRVERSTPPPEPAAAEAIVALTGASDLRLEAAVRLLEREKAERLLISGVNREASRADIRAITGAVKDVYDCCVDLGYTAANTIGNADEIAKWARGKGYKRLIVVTSDYHMPRSILEIRAAMPEATLVEYPVVTGPVDVRHWWRKAGDARRLTVEYCKYLAILTREGFLSLGPKDEPAASPATKDATS